A stretch of the Capsicum annuum cultivar UCD-10X-F1 chromosome 10, UCD10Xv1.1, whole genome shotgun sequence genome encodes the following:
- the LOC107844354 gene encoding uncharacterized protein LOC107844354, with protein MPLVEALEQMPRYVKFMKDLLTKKRTVSYEMVDNLHHYSAIAIRFIIQKKADLGAFTVPCTIGSLNFKRALCDLGASINLMPLAFFKKLGLVDPTPTNICLLMADGSVKRPIGIRHDVLVRVANFKFPADFIILDCEVDFEVHIIFVRPLLANGRVLVGLELNKLKFRFNGKEVSFEVGKYTKQQKEMSVFLIIDAFYEDEVKMVLSMYLDEV; from the coding sequence atgcctttagttgaagcactggaacagATGCCCAGATATGTTAAGTTTATGAAAGATCTGTTGACAAAAAAAAGGACTGTGAGctatgaaatggtagacaatcttcatcattaCAGTGCCATTGCTATAagatttattattcaaaaaaaagCTGATCTAGGAGCATTTACTGTCCCATGTACGATTGGATCGCTAAATTTTAAAAgggccctttgtgatcttggggcaagtataaatcttatgccattggCATTTTTCAAGAAACTAGGTTTAGTAGATCCTACACCCACCAATATATGTCTTTTGATGGCAGATGGATCGGTGAAAAGGCCGATTGGTATTCGGCATGATGTACTTGTGAGGGTGGCCAATTTTAAATTTCCCGCCGACTTTataattcttgattgtgaagtggactttgaagtacacATAATTTTTGTCAGGCCGTTGTTAGCAAATGGGAGAGTGTTAGTTGGCCTGGAGTTGAATAAGCTAAAATTTAGGTTCAACGggaaagaggttagttttgaagTGGGTAAATACAcgaaacaacaaaaagagatgagtgttttcttgATCATTGATGCattctatgaagatgaggtaaAAATGGTATTATCGATGTATCTTGacgaagtttga